The Aggregatilinea lenta genome includes a region encoding these proteins:
- a CDS encoding right-handed parallel beta-helix repeat-containing protein translates to MSQELVTPTDGMVITQDTRFAPGVYPLPNGITIGVDGVTVEGEGAMIVSGTRTGVGVTLDGRRDVTLRGLSISGYYNGVRADHCRNVTVENVRVRETAEVDGITTFLYLWTPVEDAYGGAVLLHDVQGGAVRGCDLQHQMNGIMLYDCGGLTVERNNASFNSGWGVYLSGSSENVIQDNQLDFCNRVFRRPDGSVRVEADSAGIVLVYSSSRNQFLRNSCLCGGDGIFVAGYDHKGHQGPCNDNLFEDNDCRLSPNNAIEATFSRGNIFRRNDCSRSNFGLWMGYSWDNVVEDNTIEFSRWAGIAIEHGFNFTIRNNRIRLNNEGIRLWTRGGGVLPYWPGHEVCYDFAIEDNLFESNRTAFHGYTGEEAEGVQCHDFTLRGNTIRDNRIGVRFAEVYGCAVEGNTFDANVDVAVLLEDDPGVTVDANTYAGNGEDVRRAPRRMDFAQNL, encoded by the coding sequence ATGAGTCAAGAGCTTGTAACGCCCACCGACGGCATGGTCATCACGCAGGATACGCGCTTTGCGCCGGGCGTGTACCCGCTGCCCAACGGCATCACCATCGGCGTGGACGGCGTCACGGTCGAAGGCGAGGGCGCGATGATCGTCAGCGGGACGCGCACGGGCGTCGGCGTAACGCTGGACGGTCGCCGCGACGTGACGCTGCGCGGCCTGTCGATCTCCGGCTACTACAACGGCGTCCGCGCCGATCACTGCCGGAACGTCACGGTCGAAAACGTGCGCGTGCGCGAAACGGCGGAGGTAGACGGCATCACCACGTTTTTGTACCTGTGGACGCCGGTCGAAGACGCCTACGGCGGCGCGGTCCTGCTCCACGACGTGCAGGGTGGGGCCGTGCGCGGCTGCGACCTGCAGCACCAGATGAACGGGATCATGCTCTACGACTGTGGCGGCCTCACGGTCGAGCGCAACAACGCCTCGTTTAACAGCGGCTGGGGCGTGTATCTCTCCGGCTCCAGCGAGAACGTGATCCAGGACAACCAGCTCGACTTCTGCAACCGCGTCTTCCGCCGTCCCGATGGCTCCGTGCGTGTCGAGGCGGATTCCGCCGGGATCGTGCTGGTCTACAGCTCGTCGCGCAACCAGTTCCTGCGCAATAGCTGCCTGTGCGGCGGCGACGGGATCTTCGTGGCGGGCTACGATCACAAGGGCCACCAGGGGCCGTGCAACGACAACCTGTTCGAGGACAACGACTGCCGCCTTAGCCCGAACAATGCGATCGAAGCGACGTTTTCGCGCGGGAACATCTTCCGCCGCAACGACTGCAGCCGTTCTAATTTCGGGCTGTGGATGGGCTACTCGTGGGACAACGTGGTCGAGGACAACACCATCGAGTTCAGCCGTTGGGCGGGCATCGCCATCGAGCACGGCTTTAACTTCACCATTCGTAACAACCGCATCCGGCTCAACAACGAGGGTATCCGTCTGTGGACGCGCGGCGGCGGCGTGCTGCCCTACTGGCCGGGCCACGAGGTGTGTTACGACTTCGCCATCGAGGACAACCTGTTCGAGTCCAACCGCACGGCGTTCCACGGTTACACGGGTGAGGAGGCGGAGGGCGTGCAGTGCCACGACTTCACGCTGCGCGGCAACACGATCCGCGACAACCGGATCGGCGTGCGCTTCGCGGAGGTGTACGGCTGTGCGGTGGAGGGCAATACGTTCGACGCGAACGTCGACGTCGCCGTGCTGCTGGAAGATGATCCGGGCGTGACGGTGGACGCGAACACCTACGCGGGCAACGGCGAGGACGTGCGCCGCGCGCCGCGCAGGATGGACTTCGCGCAGAATTTATAA
- a CDS encoding ammonium transporter, whose protein sequence is MKYRRILRTLLVFVIAMTAANAFVKVTFAQGDEGLEELTRNLDTVWLLITAFLVFWMQAGFALVEAGFTRSKNITNILMKNLFDFVIGTLAFWAVGFSLMFGGTGSFVGGSEWWFLSDIPDIYPGLTVPFYAFFFFQLVFAATAATIVSGAMAERTEFKGYLVYSAVISLVIYPIVGHWIWGGGWLATRDTAFHDFAGSTVVHSTGGWLALMGAITLGPRLGRFGKDATPMPGHSMTIAALGTFILWLGWFGFNPGSQLNADAASISLVTVNTNTAAAAGALVAMLIGWALKGKAQLGWGLNGALAGLVGITAPCAVVTPFESIIIGAVAAVVMYAVVVGLEQIGIDDPVGAVGVHAGGGVWGTLAVGLFANTESVSGLFHGGGADQLVTQIIGIVAVAAFVVVCGVILFNALKVIHWLRVSREGELMGLDLHEHGMSAYPEFVSGD, encoded by the coding sequence ATGAAATACCGCCGAATCCTGAGAACGTTGCTCGTATTCGTGATCGCCATGACAGCCGCGAATGCCTTCGTGAAAGTCACCTTTGCTCAGGGAGATGAGGGTCTCGAAGAGCTAACGCGCAATCTTGATACCGTCTGGCTGCTCATCACAGCGTTCCTGGTGTTCTGGATGCAGGCAGGATTCGCACTCGTCGAAGCCGGCTTTACCCGGAGCAAGAATATCACCAACATCCTGATGAAGAATCTGTTCGACTTTGTCATCGGGACCCTGGCCTTCTGGGCCGTCGGTTTCTCCCTGATGTTTGGCGGAACGGGCAGCTTCGTCGGCGGCAGTGAGTGGTGGTTCCTGAGCGACATCCCCGACATTTATCCGGGCCTGACGGTGCCGTTCTACGCGTTCTTCTTCTTCCAGCTCGTGTTTGCCGCCACCGCCGCGACGATCGTGTCCGGGGCGATGGCCGAGCGTACCGAGTTCAAGGGCTATCTGGTCTACAGCGCGGTGATCTCACTGGTCATCTACCCGATCGTCGGTCACTGGATCTGGGGCGGCGGCTGGCTGGCCACGCGCGACACGGCCTTCCACGACTTCGCAGGCTCGACCGTCGTGCACTCGACGGGAGGCTGGCTGGCGCTGATGGGCGCGATTACGCTCGGCCCGCGCCTCGGGCGCTTCGGTAAAGACGCCACCCCGATGCCCGGCCACAGCATGACCATCGCCGCGCTCGGTACGTTTATCCTGTGGTTGGGTTGGTTCGGGTTCAACCCCGGCAGCCAGCTCAACGCGGACGCGGCCAGCATCTCGCTGGTGACGGTCAACACCAACACGGCAGCCGCAGCGGGTGCGCTGGTCGCGATGCTCATCGGTTGGGCGCTGAAGGGCAAAGCGCAGCTGGGCTGGGGCCTGAACGGCGCGCTGGCGGGTTTGGTTGGTATCACGGCGCCCTGCGCGGTCGTAACTCCTTTCGAGTCGATCATCATTGGCGCGGTGGCGGCGGTCGTCATGTACGCGGTCGTGGTCGGGCTTGAGCAGATCGGCATCGACGACCCGGTGGGAGCGGTCGGCGTGCACGCGGGCGGCGGCGTCTGGGGCACGCTTGCGGTGGGTCTGTTCGCCAACACCGAATCGGTTTCCGGCCTGTTCCACGGCGGCGGCGCAGATCAGCTTGTCACGCAGATCATCGGCATCGTGGCCGTGGCGGCGTTCGTCGTCGTTTGCGGCGTGATCCTGTTCAACGCGCTCAAGGTGATTCACTGGCTGCGGGTCAGCCGCGAAGGCGAACTCATGGGCCTGGACCTCCACGAACACGGCATGTCGGCCTATCCTGAGTTCGTGAGCGGCGACTAG
- a CDS encoding glycoside hydrolase family 2 protein yields MRQWQNELAEVLALDGEWTFRLEDEAGPITVPGAWEAQGYARRTEGPAFYERTVTVPAAWAGHRVQLQFDAVSYHAEVAVNGVVVGTHTGSWTAFAFDVTGVIHPGETNTIAVTVIKPGGSFGLRESLAGFLPDVALMFGGLWQSVRLVAFPGPALSSVTVQASVAAKTIAVEADAHDAAGLDAAIDVIGPDGARVAHWEGALDGDRVQAAIPLDVIRPWSPDDPARYTVEIALVGPDGMPQARARRVTGFRALDHQEQLLRLNGTPVCLRGALSWGWYPDLLCPAPDDATIRDEFRRVRSLGYNMVKLCLFVPSPRYFEIADEEGVLLWLELPLWLPEMTPHLRAQGPIEYADIAAQVHHHPSIVIYSLGCELERHVDAEWIAKLNAVVRGQVSDVLVCDNSGSGEAYGLEGDLADFYDYHFYADLQFFRPLVQHFHRDWRPSRPWIFGEFCDMDEYRRPDVLAAQFGGALPWWATEQNPIHPISKLAYSQQVERMAALDLDVDGAALEKLSRQQALAVRKFVLEAVRATDGMGGYVVTGLRNTPLSTSAMFDDAGQPKVDPAAFRRFNADTVLALGRGRARQWTRGGDRPAPAEPYNFAAGSRVALHVILSHAGDPRRLGDVRWHVAGPDGGTVAEGVQTLGGTFEAGRPRGVAQIAFAAPETADPFALRLHVALDTDRGTVENTWPLWIFPAVTDWPDGLALYDPAGKLAMLDDLAASAARIDAPAPDYRAIVSSALDGDLRAYLREGGRVLLVQQGDRPLPAVAVPFWRESLKLLADHPVMDAFPHDGYADVQFYGLATDWAFETDALRAALPEATAIRPLMRRLDARLFTLGEYLFEAEVGRGRLIASTLRFHGGLGDQPVSLGSNLAGRWLLARLIASLL; encoded by the coding sequence ATGCGCCAATGGCAGAATGAGCTTGCAGAGGTGCTCGCCCTGGATGGCGAGTGGACGTTCCGCCTGGAAGACGAAGCCGGGCCGATCACCGTGCCCGGCGCGTGGGAGGCGCAGGGCTACGCGCGGCGCACCGAGGGGCCCGCGTTTTACGAGCGTACGGTGACCGTCCCGGCGGCATGGGCCGGGCATCGCGTGCAGCTTCAGTTCGACGCGGTGAGCTACCACGCCGAGGTCGCAGTGAACGGGGTCGTCGTCGGCACGCATACCGGCTCGTGGACGGCGTTCGCGTTTGATGTGACCGGCGTGATTCATCCCGGCGAGACGAACACCATTGCCGTGACCGTGATCAAGCCCGGCGGCTCGTTCGGCCTGCGTGAGTCGCTGGCCGGGTTCCTGCCCGATGTCGCGCTGATGTTCGGCGGGCTGTGGCAGTCCGTGCGGCTGGTCGCGTTCCCTGGCCCCGCGTTGAGCAGCGTCACGGTGCAGGCCAGCGTCGCCGCAAAGACGATCGCCGTGGAAGCGGACGCGCACGACGCCGCCGGGCTGGATGCCGCGATCGATGTGATCGGGCCAGACGGCGCGCGCGTCGCGCATTGGGAGGGCGCGCTCGACGGCGACCGCGTGCAGGCGGCGATCCCGCTGGACGTAATTCGCCCCTGGTCGCCGGACGATCCCGCACGGTATACGGTCGAGATCGCATTGGTCGGGCCAGATGGGATGCCGCAGGCCCGCGCCCGTCGCGTGACGGGCTTCCGCGCCCTGGATCACCAGGAGCAGCTGCTGCGCCTGAACGGCACGCCGGTTTGTCTGCGCGGCGCGCTGAGCTGGGGCTGGTATCCCGATCTGCTGTGTCCCGCGCCGGACGACGCCACCATCCGCGACGAGTTTCGTCGCGTGCGCTCGCTCGGCTACAACATGGTCAAGCTGTGCCTGTTCGTGCCGTCGCCGCGCTATTTCGAGATCGCGGACGAAGAAGGCGTGCTGCTCTGGCTCGAACTCCCGCTGTGGCTGCCGGAAATGACGCCGCACCTGCGCGCCCAGGGGCCTATCGAGTACGCGGACATCGCCGCGCAAGTTCACCATCACCCGTCCATCGTGATCTACAGCCTCGGCTGCGAGTTGGAACGCCACGTGGACGCGGAGTGGATCGCGAAGCTGAACGCGGTTGTGCGCGGGCAGGTGAGTGACGTGCTCGTGTGCGATAACAGCGGCTCCGGCGAAGCGTACGGCCTGGAAGGCGACCTCGCGGACTTCTACGACTACCACTTTTACGCCGATCTCCAGTTCTTCCGCCCGCTGGTGCAGCACTTCCACCGCGATTGGCGGCCCTCGCGCCCGTGGATCTTCGGGGAGTTTTGCGACATGGACGAGTACCGCCGCCCGGACGTGCTCGCCGCGCAGTTCGGCGGGGCGCTGCCGTGGTGGGCGACGGAGCAGAACCCGATCCATCCGATCAGCAAGCTCGCCTACAGCCAGCAGGTCGAGCGTATGGCCGCGCTCGATCTGGACGTGGACGGCGCGGCGCTCGAAAAACTCTCGCGCCAGCAGGCGCTTGCGGTGCGTAAGTTCGTGCTGGAAGCCGTGCGCGCCACGGACGGCATGGGCGGCTACGTGGTGACCGGGCTGCGCAATACGCCGCTGTCGACGTCGGCCATGTTCGACGACGCGGGCCAGCCGAAAGTCGATCCGGCGGCGTTCCGGCGCTTCAACGCCGATACCGTGCTCGCGTTGGGACGCGGGCGGGCGCGCCAGTGGACGCGCGGCGGTGATCGCCCCGCTCCGGCAGAGCCGTACAACTTCGCCGCCGGGAGCCGCGTCGCGCTACATGTCATCCTGTCGCACGCGGGCGATCCGCGGCGGCTGGGCGATGTGCGCTGGCACGTGGCCGGGCCGGACGGCGGCACGGTCGCTGAAGGCGTACAGACGCTCGGCGGAACGTTCGAGGCCGGACGTCCGCGTGGTGTGGCGCAGATCGCGTTTGCTGCGCCGGAGACCGCCGATCCGTTCGCGCTGCGGCTGCACGTCGCGCTCGACACGGATCGCGGCACGGTCGAGAACACGTGGCCGCTGTGGATCTTCCCGGCGGTGACGGATTGGCCGGATGGCCTCGCGCTCTACGATCCCGCCGGAAAGCTGGCCATGTTGGACGATCTCGCGGCGTCGGCGGCGCGCATCGACGCGCCCGCGCCGGACTACCGCGCCATCGTGTCGAGCGCCCTAGACGGCGATCTGCGCGCTTATCTGCGTGAGGGCGGGCGCGTGCTGCTGGTGCAGCAGGGCGACCGTCCGCTGCCCGCCGTGGCGGTCCCGTTCTGGCGCGAATCGCTCAAGCTGCTCGCGGATCACCCGGTGATGGATGCGTTCCCGCATGACGGCTACGCGGACGTGCAGTTTTACGGGCTGGCGACGGATTGGGCCTTCGAGACAGACGCGCTGCGCGCCGCCCTGCCGGAGGCCACCGCGATCCGCCCGCTGATGCGCCGCCTCGACGCGCGCCTGTTTACGCTGGGCGAGTACCTGTTCGAGGCGGAAGTTGGGCGCGGGCGGCTGATCGCGTCCACGCTGCGCTTCCACGGCGGCCTGGGCGACCAGCCCGTCAGCCTAGGCAGTAATCTCGCCGGGCGCTGGCTACTGGCGCGTTTGATCGCATCGCTGCTGTGA
- a CDS encoding methyltransferase domain-containing protein — MAKKQRSEPDVLFAGRAPGVLAVVMLLSAVGLAYEVALTRLFSLMFEYHYVFLIVSISVAGLGVGAALATLFLRQRDTPLDWSDLANGTLLIALLLVGTMAVLLNLSSASLKIVALTAAVLPFIGIGFVNSALFARFAEAGGTLYAADLLGGAVGISAVLGLVTWLGAFVTLGALGVICALVALILAWIGGARRLQAGAAGAAAVLVALLALNAWGDWLAFSPADLDDTPPDKTMMTVLQDPASRIVKTQWSPFARLDVVETSDEAVRYVFTDAGAGSIMVGYDGDDQDVAWLKNEIAYLPFTIAPEATQNVLILGSGAGKDVLMAHLAGAASITAVEINPQMIDLTRDYGSYNGDIYDLPGVRTVAMDGRNFVDRTDEQFDLIYANLVYSQAATPGTSALAENYVYTQEAMHSYWERLSDDGRIAFVAHHGIEGMRLVVGALQMLQDEGYSLQEALEHVALASLTYGDAQAKTSVVIVMRQPWSGDLVNQFVTAAHNRQTGVLYIPIYQETGFDALELGAMTLDEFIQDNQEEGYDYTPTTDNWPFFYQYQEGLPAQVSDLLFISLILAGAYLSWAIFFFVRRDGGQWKRAAITPYFALLGAAFLLVETPLIQRFNLLLGQPSSSLIVVIGALLAGGGLGSFLSSRLGLMRLPRFAPLAALGVAVLVALSLVVYPALIDAALPWSFGARVAVTVIALLPLGLLMGVPFPSGLRVASAADPRGVSAFWGANAILSVVGTALAMALAVKFGFAVTLLTGAVLYALAALLAYVTWPRVLAR, encoded by the coding sequence ATGGCGAAAAAACAACGTTCGGAACCGGATGTGTTGTTTGCCGGGCGTGCGCCGGGCGTGCTGGCGGTGGTGATGCTGCTGTCGGCGGTGGGACTGGCGTATGAAGTGGCGCTCACCCGGCTGTTCTCCTTGATGTTCGAATACCATTACGTGTTTCTCATCGTGTCGATCTCCGTGGCCGGGCTGGGCGTCGGCGCAGCGCTGGCGACCCTCTTTTTGCGCCAGCGCGACACGCCGCTCGACTGGTCCGATCTGGCGAACGGCACGCTGCTGATCGCGCTGCTGCTGGTCGGCACGATGGCCGTGCTGCTCAATCTTTCCTCGGCCAGCCTGAAGATCGTCGCGCTGACGGCGGCGGTGCTGCCGTTCATCGGCATCGGCTTCGTCAATTCGGCGCTGTTCGCGCGCTTCGCGGAAGCGGGCGGCACGCTTTACGCGGCGGATCTGCTCGGTGGCGCGGTGGGCATTTCCGCCGTGCTGGGGCTGGTGACGTGGCTGGGCGCGTTCGTCACGCTGGGCGCGCTGGGCGTGATCTGCGCGCTGGTCGCGCTGATCCTGGCCTGGATCGGCGGCGCGCGCAGGCTGCAAGCGGGCGCGGCAGGCGCGGCGGCGGTGTTGGTCGCGCTGCTGGCGTTGAACGCCTGGGGCGACTGGCTGGCGTTTTCGCCCGCCGATCTGGACGACACCCCGCCCGACAAAACCATGATGACCGTGCTTCAGGACCCGGCGTCGCGCATCGTGAAGACGCAGTGGAGTCCCTTCGCACGGCTCGACGTGGTCGAAACGAGCGACGAGGCCGTGCGCTACGTCTTCACCGACGCGGGCGCGGGCAGCATCATGGTCGGCTACGACGGGGACGATCAGGACGTGGCGTGGCTGAAGAACGAGATTGCCTACCTGCCGTTCACCATCGCGCCCGAAGCAACGCAGAACGTGCTGATCCTGGGATCGGGCGCGGGCAAAGACGTGCTGATGGCGCACCTCGCCGGGGCGGCGTCGATCACGGCGGTCGAGATCAACCCGCAGATGATCGACCTCACGCGCGACTACGGCAGCTACAACGGCGACATCTACGATCTGCCCGGCGTGCGGACCGTGGCGATGGATGGCCGCAACTTCGTGGATCGCACCGATGAACAGTTCGATCTGATCTACGCCAATCTCGTGTACAGCCAGGCCGCCACGCCCGGCACGTCCGCGCTGGCCGAAAACTACGTCTACACGCAGGAAGCCATGCACAGCTACTGGGAGCGCCTCAGCGACGATGGGCGCATCGCGTTCGTGGCGCACCACGGCATCGAAGGCATGCGGCTGGTGGTCGGCGCGCTGCAAATGCTGCAAGACGAGGGCTACTCGCTTCAGGAGGCATTGGAGCACGTCGCGCTGGCCTCGCTGACCTACGGCGATGCGCAGGCCAAAACCAGCGTCGTGATCGTCATGCGCCAGCCGTGGTCCGGCGATCTCGTCAACCAGTTCGTGACCGCCGCGCACAACCGCCAGACGGGCGTGCTGTATATCCCGATCTACCAGGAAACGGGCTTCGACGCGCTGGAACTGGGCGCAATGACACTCGATGAGTTCATTCAAGACAATCAGGAAGAAGGCTACGACTACACCCCGACGACCGACAACTGGCCGTTTTTCTACCAATATCAGGAGGGCCTGCCCGCGCAGGTCAGCGATCTGCTGTTCATCAGCCTGATCCTGGCGGGCGCGTACCTGTCGTGGGCGATTTTCTTCTTTGTCCGGCGCGACGGCGGCCAGTGGAAGCGCGCCGCGATCACGCCCTATTTCGCGCTGCTCGGTGCGGCGTTCCTGCTGGTCGAGACGCCGCTGATCCAGCGCTTCAACCTGCTGCTGGGCCAGCCGTCGTCGTCGCTGATCGTCGTGATCGGCGCGCTGCTGGCGGGTGGCGGTCTGGGCAGTTTCCTCAGCAGCCGTCTGGGGCTGATGCGCCTGCCGCGTTTCGCGCCGCTGGCGGCGTTGGGCGTGGCGGTGCTGGTCGCGCTGTCGCTGGTGGTCTATCCCGCCCTGATCGACGCGGCGCTGCCGTGGTCGTTCGGTGCACGGGTTGCCGTCACGGTGATCGCGCTGCTGCCGCTCGGCCTGTTGATGGGCGTGCCGTTCCCCAGCGGGCTGCGCGTGGCGAGCGCCGCCGATCCGCGTGGCGTGTCCGCGTTCTGGGGCGCGAACGCGATCCTGTCCGTGGTGGGCACGGCTCTGGCGATGGCGCTGGCGGTCAAGTTCGGCTTCGCCGTGACGCTGCTGACCGGCGCGGTGCTCTACGCGCTGGCGGCGCTGCTGGCCTACGTCACGTGGCCGCGCGTGCTGGCGCGGTGA
- a CDS encoding beta-galactosidase encodes MTAVTLRNRRIWLGDEPHALLSGEVHFWRLDPQRWRDVLRQVRALGLDQIASYVCWDYHQTGPGTFDFTGQTAPQRNLTGFLDEVAAQGLHLLIRPGPYIYSEWANGGLPADAARLHRLHPDYRAMASEYIAAVCEVLAPYLATRGGPIWLVQAENEPDPWPHIYEAQLGLGSTPGPFHDFLRVRYAGDLDALNAAWETAYTAFEQARAVTAPGLDARGYTNRYLDFVRFRHWYTAEVMRWTAAQFRAGGIDVPLLANVYTTNGIQNWRELESICDVAGPDAYPTAGFRAPDEHRTFLHTLAYTRAYSALPCIPELQAGIWDGGQYAAGAITPNHYTLTALSALMAGIVGWNWYMLVSRDNWLMSPISELGHTRPNLYAAFAEIVRLFRAIDPPALERLASAAVTVDPLHQTARLPDRGGDVLRALYNADITLDAFDVGAGEQTAPLLFYAGGSWLSAAGQDRLLEFVRGGGTLVLFQEQPRQDDALRPLSRFDLPLPAAILGAAAPQRLAIRLGDQAVNLSSPAFFVYDDVPGDPITAERIPDEIPTGDELAVHVSLPVGLTYTVGWRQGIGAGQIVVLGVQPSPELVAALHAWLGAAIPCRARTEHVHTALFRRGESFVLVAANLGDEARHAVVDLDRARFAPGPWAVRDLRTDEVSVTHIRLSGAVTLHLPPRDGTILTLEPA; translated from the coding sequence ATGACTGCCGTCACCCTCCGCAACCGGCGCATCTGGCTGGGCGACGAACCGCACGCGCTGCTCAGCGGTGAGGTGCATTTCTGGCGGCTCGATCCGCAACGTTGGCGCGACGTGCTGCGTCAGGTGCGCGCGCTGGGCCTGGACCAGATCGCATCCTACGTCTGCTGGGACTATCACCAGACCGGCCCGGGGACGTTCGACTTCACGGGACAGACCGCGCCGCAGCGCAATCTCACCGGCTTTCTGGACGAGGTCGCCGCGCAGGGTCTGCACCTGCTGATCCGCCCCGGCCCGTACATTTACAGCGAATGGGCCAACGGCGGCCTCCCGGCGGACGCGGCGCGTCTGCACCGGCTCCATCCCGATTACCGCGCGATGGCGTCGGAGTACATCGCCGCCGTGTGCGAGGTCCTCGCGCCCTACCTTGCCACGCGCGGCGGCCCGATCTGGCTGGTGCAGGCCGAAAACGAGCCGGACCCCTGGCCGCACATCTACGAGGCGCAGTTGGGCTTAGGCAGCACGCCGGGTCCCTTCCACGACTTCCTGCGCGTGCGCTACGCGGGCGATCTGGACGCGCTCAACGCGGCATGGGAAACGGCCTACACCGCGTTTGAACAGGCGCGCGCCGTCACCGCCCCCGGCCTGGACGCGCGCGGCTACACGAATCGTTATCTCGACTTCGTGCGCTTCCGGCACTGGTATACGGCGGAGGTGATGCGTTGGACCGCGGCGCAGTTCCGCGCGGGCGGGATCGACGTGCCCCTGCTGGCGAACGTCTACACCACGAACGGTATCCAGAACTGGCGCGAACTCGAATCGATCTGCGACGTCGCCGGGCCGGACGCCTATCCCACCGCCGGGTTCCGCGCGCCGGACGAGCACCGGACCTTCCTGCACACGCTGGCCTATACCCGCGCGTATTCGGCCCTGCCGTGCATCCCGGAGCTTCAGGCGGGCATCTGGGACGGCGGGCAGTATGCGGCGGGCGCGATCACGCCCAACCACTACACGCTGACGGCCCTCTCCGCGTTGATGGCGGGCATCGTCGGCTGGAACTGGTACATGCTGGTCAGCCGCGACAACTGGCTGATGAGCCCCATCAGCGAGCTGGGCCACACACGCCCCAACCTCTACGCGGCCTTCGCGGAGATCGTGCGGCTGTTCCGCGCCATCGATCCCCCCGCGTTGGAACGGCTCGCCTCGGCGGCGGTGACGGTCGATCCGCTGCACCAGACGGCGCGCCTGCCCGACCGGGGCGGCGACGTTTTGCGCGCGCTCTACAACGCGGATATCACGCTGGACGCCTTCGATGTCGGGGCGGGCGAACAGACCGCGCCGCTGCTGTTTTACGCGGGCGGATCGTGGCTCAGCGCCGCCGGGCAGGATCGCCTGTTGGAGTTCGTGCGCGGCGGTGGGACGCTGGTGCTGTTCCAGGAGCAGCCGCGCCAGGATGACGCTCTGCGGCCCCTTTCGCGCTTCGATCTGCCGCTGCCCGCGGCGATCCTCGGCGCGGCGGCCCCGCAGCGGCTGGCGATCCGCCTGGGCGACCAAGCCGTGAACCTGAGCAGCCCCGCCTTTTTCGTGTACGACGATGTGCCGGGCGATCCCATCACCGCTGAGCGCATCCCCGACGAGATCCCGACCGGGGACGAGCTGGCGGTGCACGTGAGTCTGCCCGTTGGCCTGACGTATACCGTCGGCTGGCGGCAGGGGATCGGCGCGGGGCAGATCGTGGTCCTCGGCGTGCAGCCTTCCCCCGAACTGGTCGCGGCGCTGCATGCGTGGCTGGGCGCCGCGATCCCCTGCCGTGCGCGGACCGAACACGTGCACACGGCGCTGTTCCGCCGGGGCGAGTCGTTCGTGCTGGTCGCCGCCAACCTGGGCGACGAGGCGCGTCACGCGGTCGTGGATCTGGACCGCGCGCGGTTCGCGCCGGGACCGTGGGCGGTACGCGACCTGCGTACGGATGAGGTCAGCGTGACACATATCCGCCTGTCCGGCGCAGTGACGCTGCACCTGCCGCCCCGCGACGGCACGATTCTAACCCTTGAGCCTGCCTGA